Proteins from a genomic interval of Calditerrivibrio sp.:
- the aspS gene encoding aspartate--tRNA ligase → MLSLLGDWRRTHYCGELNATNIGENICAMGWVHRRRDHGGVIFIDLRDRTGILQVVLNPEISAEAHTIAEAVRSEYVIAVKGKVERRPEGTINDKIPTGEVEIIVNEIKILNNAKTPPFQIEENTNVGEDVRLKYRYLDLRRPNLQKNIIMRHNLTRTMREYLYSKGFLDIETPFLTKSTPEGARDYLVPSRVNPGKFYALPQSPQMFKQLLMISGYDRYFQVVRCFRDEDLRADRQPEFTQLDMEMSFIDRNDLMDLIEGLFVEIFRKIAGVEVQRPFPVMTYAEAMEKYSHDAPDTRFELFTKTINDLVKDCEFKVFTDALKEGGIVKAINAKGAGKFSRKEIDEITEYAISLGAKGLAYIKVNEDGLQSPITKFLGEQITNKILDAMDAQVGDIIFFGAGEKSTVNLFMSKVRLELGRRLGLIDKNKYNFTWVIDFPLLEWDKEEKRYAAVHHPFTAPVDEDIPLFDTDPLKIRAKAYDLVLNGSEIGGGSIRIHRSDIQEKMFNILGLTKEECDLKFGFFIEALKYGTPPHGGIAFGVDRIAAILAGADSIRDVIAFPKTQRATCLMSDAPNKVDSKQLKELSIKLDILEEIE, encoded by the coding sequence ATGCTATCGTTATTAGGTGATTGGAGAAGAACACACTACTGTGGAGAACTAAATGCTACCAATATTGGAGAAAATATTTGCGCAATGGGGTGGGTCCATAGAAGAAGGGATCATGGTGGAGTAATCTTTATAGATTTAAGAGATAGGACGGGCATATTACAGGTGGTTTTAAACCCAGAGATAAGTGCTGAAGCACACACAATAGCCGAAGCTGTACGGAGTGAATATGTTATTGCTGTAAAAGGGAAAGTAGAAAGAAGACCAGAGGGGACTATAAACGACAAAATCCCCACAGGCGAAGTCGAAATAATTGTCAACGAGATAAAAATATTAAATAACGCTAAAACCCCCCCCTTCCAGATAGAAGAAAATACCAACGTTGGTGAGGATGTTAGACTTAAATATAGATATTTGGACTTAAGAAGACCAAATCTGCAAAAAAACATAATCATGAGACATAATTTAACAAGAACAATGCGGGAATACCTTTACAGTAAAGGGTTTTTGGATATCGAAACACCATTCTTAACCAAAAGTACCCCTGAAGGCGCAAGGGACTACCTGGTACCGAGTAGAGTGAACCCAGGAAAATTCTACGCACTACCCCAATCACCCCAGATGTTTAAACAACTTCTCATGATTTCAGGCTATGATAGATATTTCCAAGTAGTAAGATGTTTTAGGGATGAAGATTTAAGAGCAGATAGACAGCCTGAATTCACACAGCTTGATATGGAGATGTCGTTTATAGATAGAAATGACCTTATGGATCTCATAGAGGGGCTTTTTGTGGAGATCTTTAGAAAGATTGCTGGTGTAGAAGTTCAAAGACCCTTCCCAGTTATGACGTATGCTGAAGCTATGGAGAAATACAGCCACGATGCACCAGACACAAGGTTTGAACTTTTCACAAAAACAATCAATGATTTAGTAAAGGATTGTGAATTTAAGGTATTTACTGATGCCCTCAAAGAGGGTGGTATTGTTAAAGCGATAAATGCCAAAGGTGCTGGAAAGTTTAGTAGAAAAGAGATTGATGAGATCACAGAATATGCAATATCTTTAGGTGCCAAAGGGCTCGCTTATATAAAAGTTAACGAAGATGGTCTCCAATCACCAATCACAAAGTTTTTAGGGGAACAGATAACAAACAAGATCCTTGATGCTATGGATGCCCAGGTAGGGGATATAATATTTTTCGGCGCCGGTGAAAAGTCCACAGTAAACCTTTTCATGTCAAAGGTCAGACTTGAGCTTGGTAGAAGACTTGGCCTCATCGATAAGAATAAATACAATTTCACCTGGGTCATAGATTTTCCTCTTTTAGAGTGGGATAAAGAGGAAAAGAGGTATGCAGCCGTTCACCATCCTTTTACTGCCCCTGTAGATGAGGATATACCACTTTTTGATACAGATCCATTAAAGATAAGAGCAAAAGCATATGATCTTGTTTTAAACGGATCAGAAATAGGTGGTGGGAGTATAAGGATCCATAGAAGCGATATTCAAGAAAAGATGTTTAATATTCTTGGACTAACCAAAGAGGAGTGCGATCTAAAATTTGGTTTCTTCATTGAAGCTCTCAAATATGGTACACCACCCCATGGTGGCATTGCATTTGGAGTTGACAGAATTGCTGCAATACTGGCTGGTGCAGATTCCATTAGAGATGTTATAGCTTTTCCAAAAACCCAAAGAGCAACCTGCCTTATGAGCGATGCTCCCAACAAAGTAGATTCAAAACAGCTCAAAGAACTAAGCATAAAGCTCGATATCCTCGAGGAAATAGAATAA
- the hisS gene encoding histidine--tRNA ligase — protein MFTRVKGFRDIYGEEITYWSKVESAFVEIFRRYDYTEFKLPILEKVELFQRGIGATTDIVEKEMFVFDDKGGDRLALRPEGTASLVRAYIENKLYTGKNISKYYYYGPMFRRERPQKGRFRQFYQVGVEVFGSSAPAVDAEVIKTMSDIFEVCNVSDLVVLNINSIGCPSCRPNYKEKLISFLSDQRQYLCPDCLNRVEKNPLRVLDCKNESCKKTIKDAPIMIQYLCEECHNHFHKTQYYLSLFNLKYKINPFMVRGLDYYVRTAFEFVTDKLGASNAVGGGGRYDGLVKTLGGPDVPGIGYAIGVDRLVNLMMDKQLTFNKDIKIYVVFFEETLQEGFEILNMLWKNNFIVGYDYDLSSFKSQFKKADKFCADFTIIIGTEEKNNGTVQIKNMYTGEQKEVKRENILEYIR, from the coding sequence CCCATTTTAGAAAAAGTGGAGCTGTTTCAACGGGGAATAGGAGCAACAACTGATATTGTGGAAAAAGAGATGTTTGTTTTTGATGATAAAGGTGGTGATAGACTTGCTCTAAGGCCAGAGGGGACAGCATCATTAGTAAGAGCTTATATTGAAAATAAGCTTTATACAGGTAAAAACATATCAAAATACTACTATTATGGTCCAATGTTTAGAAGGGAACGCCCTCAAAAGGGTAGGTTTAGGCAGTTTTATCAAGTAGGGGTTGAGGTTTTTGGATCATCAGCACCAGCTGTCGATGCAGAAGTTATCAAAACAATGTCAGATATTTTTGAGGTATGCAATGTAAGTGATTTAGTAGTACTAAATATAAACTCCATCGGCTGCCCTTCTTGTAGACCAAATTATAAAGAAAAGCTCATATCCTTTTTATCAGATCAAAGACAGTATCTATGCCCAGATTGTCTAAACAGAGTAGAGAAAAACCCTTTAAGAGTTCTTGATTGCAAAAATGAATCATGTAAAAAAACTATAAAAGATGCACCTATCATGATTCAATATTTGTGTGAAGAATGCCACAATCATTTTCATAAAACCCAATATTACCTTTCCCTTTTCAACCTAAAATATAAAATAAACCCTTTTATGGTAAGAGGGCTTGATTATTATGTCCGTACAGCATTTGAGTTTGTTACAGACAAATTAGGTGCCAGTAATGCAGTGGGTGGCGGAGGTAGATATGACGGTCTTGTAAAGACACTTGGAGGACCTGATGTACCAGGCATAGGATATGCCATTGGTGTAGACAGACTGGTAAACCTTATGATGGATAAACAGTTAACATTCAACAAAGATATAAAAATATATGTTGTTTTCTTCGAAGAAACTCTCCAAGAGGGTTTTGAAATTTTGAATATGTTATGGAAAAATAACTTCATAGTAGGCTATGACTATGATTTAAGTAGCTTTAAAAGTCAGTTTAAAAAAGCAGATAAGTTCTGTGCAGATTTTACAATAATAATTGGAACAGAGGAAAAAAATAATGGAACAGTCCAGATAAAAAATATGTACACTGGAGAACAAAAGGAAGTAAAAAGAGAAAACATTTTAGAATATATAAGGTAA